One window of the Gambusia affinis linkage group LG01, SWU_Gaff_1.0, whole genome shotgun sequence genome contains the following:
- the dennd2c gene encoding DENN domain-containing protein 2C isoform X4 translates to MLALTVEQGRRGMDEASTVRQGRPAGQRVNIKEKISQWESRTQQSSSRSGGVKAHPPVVFRTLSSDLLGNGYSNEGLGVGIHARDSHSRAKSTELDFRESPAHDVHSVAARKSELFKKSSTSFSNPSPGKHSTAKTFASSKFNTDTLYSADPVFSANGDPKPDLLPDILIVSKPLPPSAGNQDDNMPAGNFYTSRGFWRKLEGDRLLWENSRSNAGNALPPPKPQRTFQYRGTSNKTKPCWDSGSPHNNSSFNLRSRRVVKPPNFPPPPCPVILTEGLSRHKKNRKSFEYEDAARLTAQQDTVGIGDVHPDLYHAYSDDNIYEDIVCDGIRDYPYEDVKLSTMCLPIRPPGPKFSPKGQTLHGYAGKVDKKVFQVLASKSSTFTESAKPASPRYSSAQKAHGTPQYISKIETIFDDKRGRKRVKNQGPFAREETSGTESDPEDNTKGRSVYIQSTLRRRPGYRTLERDLIQLQQQKQQLFQIFVVVSLRKNATGNTYSPEITQQFPKMFEKSSRVSREAEDQLNVIPKFCFPDPQDWKPSAHTSSETFSFVLTGEDGSRWFCYCRKILPSGKGKRLPEVHCIVSKLGCFNLFAKILEEVERRREISPPLVYTFMRSVMEAPFPAPGRTVTVKSFLPGSGNEVLTLCRPVDSRLEHVDFDSLLQCLSVGKLLQVFASLLLERRVIFVADKLSVLSRCGHAVLALLYPFTWQHTFVPVLPASMLDISCSPTPFLIGVLAPCLPEVLELPIEEVLIVDLCADRFVIQLGDEDCILPSKLQAALQQVLEDREDILRQDSRDACGERPADLSALLSEAFVRFFVELVGHYPLHMVEAAGGATELQRESFRKSHPSRGVRQFLQLFMETQMFAGFIQDKELRKGGGRGLYESRVAEYLNSCLEPEPSGVNKFLKGLGNKMKLLQMK, encoded by the exons ATGTTGGCTCTGACTGTAGAGCAGGGCAGGCGGGGAATGGATGAGGCCAGCACCGTTCGGCAGGGCCGGCCGGCAGGGCAGCGGGTCAACATTAAGGAGAAGATCTCCCAGTGGGAGAGTCGGACccaacagagcagcagcagaagtggaggagtCAAAGCACATCCTCCCGTTGTGTTCAGAACGCTGTCCAGTGACCTTCTGGGGAACGGATATTCCAATGAAGGCTTGGGAGTCGGAATTCATGCCAGAGATAGCCACTCAAGAGCAAAAAGTACGGAGTTAGACTTCAGGGAATCTCCAGCTCATGACGTCCACAGCGTGGCTGCTCGAAAGTCAGAACTGTTCAAGAAATCCTCTACTTCATTTTCAAACCCATCTCCTGGAAAACACAGTACAGCAAAAACTTTTGCATCTTCCAAATTTAACACAGACACCCTTTATTCAGCCGACCCAGTCTTTTCAGCCAATGGCGACCCCAAACCAGATCTCCTTCCTGACATCTTAATTGTCTCCAAGCCTCTACCTCCTTCAGCTGGCAATCAGGATGACAACATGCCTGCTGGAAACTTCTACACGTCTCGGGGTTTCTGGAGGAAGCTGGAGGGAGACAGGCTGCTGTGGGAGAACAGCAGGAGCAACGCAGGCAACGCGCTGCCCCCTCCCAAACCCCAGCGCACATTCCAGTACCGCGGGACCAGCAACAAGACGAAGCCGTGCTGGGACAGCGGCTCTCCtcacaacaacagcagcttcaACCTGAGGAGCAGGAGGGTGGTGAAGCCGCCGAACTTCCCACCTCCGCCGTGTCCTGTCATCCTGACCGAAGGGCTGTCCAGGCATAAGAAGAACAG GAAGTCGTTTGAGTATGAAGACGCTGCTCGCCTGACAGCGCAGCAGGACACTGTGGGAATCGGAGACGTCCACCCCGACCTCTACCATGCCTACTCTGATGACAATATTTATGAGGATATTGTGT GTGATGGGATCAGGGATTATCCCTATGAAGACGTCAAGCTGTCCACTATGTGTCTTCCTATAAGGCCCCCAGGTCCGAAG ttttctCCTAAAGGTCAGACGTTGCATGGATATGCTGGAAAAGTGGACAAGAAAGTATTTCAGGTGTTGGCGTCCAAATCCTCAACTTTTACAGAATCTGCTAAACCAGCATCGCCTCGATACAGCAGCGCTCAGAAAGCCCACGGGACTCCTCAG TATATCTCCAAGATTGAGACCATTTTTGATGACAAACGAGGCAGAAAAAGAGTGAAGAACCAAGGGCCCTTTGCACGAG AGGAGACCAGCGGGACAGAGAGCGATCCAGAAGACAACACTAAAG GAAGGTCCGTTTACATCCAGTCCACACTGAGGCGACGGCCCGGGTATCGCACCCTGGAGAGGGACCTgatccagctgcagcagcagaagcagcagctcttccAGATCTTTGTGGTTGTGTCGCTACGGAAAAACGCCACAGGAAACACATACTCCCCTGAAATTACTCAGCAGTTCCCAAAAATG tttgaaaagtcgTCCCGTGTCTCCAGAGAAGCTGAGGATCAACTCAATGTGATTCCCAAGTTCTGCTTCCCGGATCCTCAGGACTGGAAGCCATCTGCACACACATCTAG TGAGACGTTCTCCTTTGTCCTCACCGGAGAAGACGGGAGTCGCTGGTTTTGTTACTGCCGTAAGATCCTG CCCAGCGGAAAGGGGAAGAGGCTTCCTGAGGTGCACTGCATTGTCAGCAAGTTGGGCTGTTTCAACCTGTTTGCTAAG ATCCTGGAGGAGGTGGAGCGGCGCAGAGAGATTTCTCCACCACTGGTTTATACATTCATGCGCAGCGTGATGGAGGCCCCTTTCCCGGCCCCCGGACGCACTGTCACTGTAAAGAGCTTCCTCCCCGGCTCTGGGAATGAG gttctgaCTCTGTGCCGACCGGTGGACTCCAGGCTGGAGCATGTGGACTTCGACAGCCTGCTGCAGTGTCTCAGTGTGGGGAAACTCCTGCAGGTGTTCGCTTCCCTCCTGCTGGAGAGGAGAGTCATCTTTGTTGCTGATAAACTCAG TGTGCTGTCCAGGTGCGGCCATGCTGTGTTGGCGCTGCTCTACCCCTTCACCTGGCAGCACACATTTGTCCCAGTGTTACCAGCTAGCATGCTGGACATCAGCTGCTCTCCCACGCCGTTCCTCATCGGCGTGCTGGCTCCGTGTTTGCCAGAGGTGCTGGAGCTGCCCATTGAGGAG GTTCTCATTGTGGATCTGTGTGCTGACAGGTTTGTCATACAG CTCGGAGATGAAGACTGCATTCTGCCCAGCAAGCTTCAGGCTGCGCtgcagcaggtcctggaggacAGAGAGGACATCCTGAGACAGGACAGCAGAGATGCATGTGGAG AGCGGCCGGCCGACCTGAGCGCCCTGTTGTCTGAGGCTTTCGTCCGGTTTTTTGTGGAGCTGGTGGGCCACTATCCTCTGCACATGGTGGAGGCTGCCGGCGGAGCCACGGAGCTGCAGAGGGAAAGCTTTCGTAAGTCTCACCCCTCACGGGGAGTCCGGCAgtttctgcagctcttcatGGAGACACAGATGTTCGCCGGCTTCATCCAGGACAAAGAGCTGCGCAAGGGAGGAGGGAGAG GGCTCTATGAGTCCAGAGTGGCCGAGTATCTGAATTCGTGTCTAGAACCCGAGCCGAGCGGCGTGAACAAGTTTCTCAAAGGACTGG GAAACAAGATGAAGCTGCTCCAgatgaaatga
- the dennd2c gene encoding DENN domain-containing protein 2C isoform X2, which translates to MLALTVEQGRRGMDEASTVRQGRPAGQRVNIKEKISQWESRTQQSSSRSGGVKAHPPVVFRTLSSDLLGNGYSNEGLGVGIHARDSHSRAKSTELDFRESPAHDVHSVAARKSELFKKSSTSFSNPSPGKHSTAKTFASSKFNTDTLYSADPVFSANGDPKPDLLPDILIVSKPLPPSAGNQDDNMPAGNFYTSRGFWRKLEGDRLLWENSRSNAGNALPPPKPQRTFQYRGTSNKTKPCWDSGSPHNNSSFNLRSRRVVKPPNFPPPPCPVILTEGLSRHKKNRKSFEYEDAARLTAQQDTVGIGDVHPDLYHAYSDDNIYEDIVCDGIRDYPYEDVKLSTMCLPIRPPGPKFSPKGQTLHGYAGKVDKKVFQVLASKSSTFTESAKPASPRYSSAQKAHGTPQYISKIETIFDDKRGRKRVKNQGPFAREETSGTESDPEDNTKAGRSVYIQSTLRRRPGYRTLERDLIQLQQQKQQLFQIFVVVSLRKNATGNTYSPEITQQFPKMFEKSSRVSREAEDQLNVIPKFCFPDPQDWKPSAHTSSETFSFVLTGEDGSRWFCYCRKILPSGKGKRLPEVHCIVSKLGCFNLFAKILEEVERRREISPPLVYTFMRSVMEAPFPAPGRTVTVKSFLPGSGNEVLTLCRPVDSRLEHVDFDSLLQCLSVGKLLQVFASLLLERRVIFVADKLSVLSRCGHAVLALLYPFTWQHTFVPVLPASMLDISCSPTPFLIGVLAPCLPEVLELPIEEVLIVDLCADRFVIQLGDEDCILPSKLQAALQQVLEDREDILRQDSRDACGERPADLSALLSEAFVRFFVELVGHYPLHMVEAAGGATELQRESFRKSHPSRGVRQFLQLFMETQMFAGFIQDKELRKGGGRGLYESRVAEYLNSCLEPEPSGVNKFLKGLGNKMKLLQMK; encoded by the exons ATGTTGGCTCTGACTGTAGAGCAGGGCAGGCGGGGAATGGATGAGGCCAGCACCGTTCGGCAGGGCCGGCCGGCAGGGCAGCGGGTCAACATTAAGGAGAAGATCTCCCAGTGGGAGAGTCGGACccaacagagcagcagcagaagtggaggagtCAAAGCACATCCTCCCGTTGTGTTCAGAACGCTGTCCAGTGACCTTCTGGGGAACGGATATTCCAATGAAGGCTTGGGAGTCGGAATTCATGCCAGAGATAGCCACTCAAGAGCAAAAAGTACGGAGTTAGACTTCAGGGAATCTCCAGCTCATGACGTCCACAGCGTGGCTGCTCGAAAGTCAGAACTGTTCAAGAAATCCTCTACTTCATTTTCAAACCCATCTCCTGGAAAACACAGTACAGCAAAAACTTTTGCATCTTCCAAATTTAACACAGACACCCTTTATTCAGCCGACCCAGTCTTTTCAGCCAATGGCGACCCCAAACCAGATCTCCTTCCTGACATCTTAATTGTCTCCAAGCCTCTACCTCCTTCAGCTGGCAATCAGGATGACAACATGCCTGCTGGAAACTTCTACACGTCTCGGGGTTTCTGGAGGAAGCTGGAGGGAGACAGGCTGCTGTGGGAGAACAGCAGGAGCAACGCAGGCAACGCGCTGCCCCCTCCCAAACCCCAGCGCACATTCCAGTACCGCGGGACCAGCAACAAGACGAAGCCGTGCTGGGACAGCGGCTCTCCtcacaacaacagcagcttcaACCTGAGGAGCAGGAGGGTGGTGAAGCCGCCGAACTTCCCACCTCCGCCGTGTCCTGTCATCCTGACCGAAGGGCTGTCCAGGCATAAGAAGAACAG GAAGTCGTTTGAGTATGAAGACGCTGCTCGCCTGACAGCGCAGCAGGACACTGTGGGAATCGGAGACGTCCACCCCGACCTCTACCATGCCTACTCTGATGACAATATTTATGAGGATATTGTGT GTGATGGGATCAGGGATTATCCCTATGAAGACGTCAAGCTGTCCACTATGTGTCTTCCTATAAGGCCCCCAGGTCCGAAG ttttctCCTAAAGGTCAGACGTTGCATGGATATGCTGGAAAAGTGGACAAGAAAGTATTTCAGGTGTTGGCGTCCAAATCCTCAACTTTTACAGAATCTGCTAAACCAGCATCGCCTCGATACAGCAGCGCTCAGAAAGCCCACGGGACTCCTCAG TATATCTCCAAGATTGAGACCATTTTTGATGACAAACGAGGCAGAAAAAGAGTGAAGAACCAAGGGCCCTTTGCACGAG AGGAGACCAGCGGGACAGAGAGCGATCCAGAAGACAACACTAAAG CAGGAAGGTCCGTTTACATCCAGTCCACACTGAGGCGACGGCCCGGGTATCGCACCCTGGAGAGGGACCTgatccagctgcagcagcagaagcagcagctcttccAGATCTTTGTGGTTGTGTCGCTACGGAAAAACGCCACAGGAAACACATACTCCCCTGAAATTACTCAGCAGTTCCCAAAAATG tttgaaaagtcgTCCCGTGTCTCCAGAGAAGCTGAGGATCAACTCAATGTGATTCCCAAGTTCTGCTTCCCGGATCCTCAGGACTGGAAGCCATCTGCACACACATCTAG TGAGACGTTCTCCTTTGTCCTCACCGGAGAAGACGGGAGTCGCTGGTTTTGTTACTGCCGTAAGATCCTG CCCAGCGGAAAGGGGAAGAGGCTTCCTGAGGTGCACTGCATTGTCAGCAAGTTGGGCTGTTTCAACCTGTTTGCTAAG ATCCTGGAGGAGGTGGAGCGGCGCAGAGAGATTTCTCCACCACTGGTTTATACATTCATGCGCAGCGTGATGGAGGCCCCTTTCCCGGCCCCCGGACGCACTGTCACTGTAAAGAGCTTCCTCCCCGGCTCTGGGAATGAG gttctgaCTCTGTGCCGACCGGTGGACTCCAGGCTGGAGCATGTGGACTTCGACAGCCTGCTGCAGTGTCTCAGTGTGGGGAAACTCCTGCAGGTGTTCGCTTCCCTCCTGCTGGAGAGGAGAGTCATCTTTGTTGCTGATAAACTCAG TGTGCTGTCCAGGTGCGGCCATGCTGTGTTGGCGCTGCTCTACCCCTTCACCTGGCAGCACACATTTGTCCCAGTGTTACCAGCTAGCATGCTGGACATCAGCTGCTCTCCCACGCCGTTCCTCATCGGCGTGCTGGCTCCGTGTTTGCCAGAGGTGCTGGAGCTGCCCATTGAGGAG GTTCTCATTGTGGATCTGTGTGCTGACAGGTTTGTCATACAG CTCGGAGATGAAGACTGCATTCTGCCCAGCAAGCTTCAGGCTGCGCtgcagcaggtcctggaggacAGAGAGGACATCCTGAGACAGGACAGCAGAGATGCATGTGGAG AGCGGCCGGCCGACCTGAGCGCCCTGTTGTCTGAGGCTTTCGTCCGGTTTTTTGTGGAGCTGGTGGGCCACTATCCTCTGCACATGGTGGAGGCTGCCGGCGGAGCCACGGAGCTGCAGAGGGAAAGCTTTCGTAAGTCTCACCCCTCACGGGGAGTCCGGCAgtttctgcagctcttcatGGAGACACAGATGTTCGCCGGCTTCATCCAGGACAAAGAGCTGCGCAAGGGAGGAGGGAGAG GGCTCTATGAGTCCAGAGTGGCCGAGTATCTGAATTCGTGTCTAGAACCCGAGCCGAGCGGCGTGAACAAGTTTCTCAAAGGACTGG GAAACAAGATGAAGCTGCTCCAgatgaaatga
- the dennd2c gene encoding DENN domain-containing protein 2C isoform X1, which translates to MLALTVEQGRRGMDEASTVRQGRPAGQRVNIKEKISQWESRTQQSSSRSGGVKAHPPVVFRTLSSDLLGNGYSNEGLGVGIHARDSHSRAKSTELDFRESPAHDVHSVAARKSELFKKSSTSFSNPSPGKHSTAKTFASSKFNTDTLYSADPVFSANGDPKPDLLPDILIVSKPLPPSAGNQDDNMPAGNFYTSRGFWRKLEGDRLLWENSRSNAGNALPPPKPQRTFQYRGTSNKTKPCWDSGSPHNNSSFNLRSRRVVKPPNFPPPPCPVILTEGLSRHKKNRKSFEYEDAARLTAQQDTVGIGDVHPDLYHAYSDDNIYEDIVCDGIRDYPYEDVKLSTMCLPIRPPGPKFSPKGQTLHGYAGKVDKKVFQVLASKSSTFTESAKPASPRYSSAQKAHGTPQYISKIETIFDDKRGRKRVKNQGPFARAEETSGTESDPEDNTKAGRSVYIQSTLRRRPGYRTLERDLIQLQQQKQQLFQIFVVVSLRKNATGNTYSPEITQQFPKMFEKSSRVSREAEDQLNVIPKFCFPDPQDWKPSAHTSSETFSFVLTGEDGSRWFCYCRKILPSGKGKRLPEVHCIVSKLGCFNLFAKILEEVERRREISPPLVYTFMRSVMEAPFPAPGRTVTVKSFLPGSGNEVLTLCRPVDSRLEHVDFDSLLQCLSVGKLLQVFASLLLERRVIFVADKLSVLSRCGHAVLALLYPFTWQHTFVPVLPASMLDISCSPTPFLIGVLAPCLPEVLELPIEEVLIVDLCADRFVIQLGDEDCILPSKLQAALQQVLEDREDILRQDSRDACGERPADLSALLSEAFVRFFVELVGHYPLHMVEAAGGATELQRESFRKSHPSRGVRQFLQLFMETQMFAGFIQDKELRKGGGRGLYESRVAEYLNSCLEPEPSGVNKFLKGLGNKMKLLQMK; encoded by the exons ATGTTGGCTCTGACTGTAGAGCAGGGCAGGCGGGGAATGGATGAGGCCAGCACCGTTCGGCAGGGCCGGCCGGCAGGGCAGCGGGTCAACATTAAGGAGAAGATCTCCCAGTGGGAGAGTCGGACccaacagagcagcagcagaagtggaggagtCAAAGCACATCCTCCCGTTGTGTTCAGAACGCTGTCCAGTGACCTTCTGGGGAACGGATATTCCAATGAAGGCTTGGGAGTCGGAATTCATGCCAGAGATAGCCACTCAAGAGCAAAAAGTACGGAGTTAGACTTCAGGGAATCTCCAGCTCATGACGTCCACAGCGTGGCTGCTCGAAAGTCAGAACTGTTCAAGAAATCCTCTACTTCATTTTCAAACCCATCTCCTGGAAAACACAGTACAGCAAAAACTTTTGCATCTTCCAAATTTAACACAGACACCCTTTATTCAGCCGACCCAGTCTTTTCAGCCAATGGCGACCCCAAACCAGATCTCCTTCCTGACATCTTAATTGTCTCCAAGCCTCTACCTCCTTCAGCTGGCAATCAGGATGACAACATGCCTGCTGGAAACTTCTACACGTCTCGGGGTTTCTGGAGGAAGCTGGAGGGAGACAGGCTGCTGTGGGAGAACAGCAGGAGCAACGCAGGCAACGCGCTGCCCCCTCCCAAACCCCAGCGCACATTCCAGTACCGCGGGACCAGCAACAAGACGAAGCCGTGCTGGGACAGCGGCTCTCCtcacaacaacagcagcttcaACCTGAGGAGCAGGAGGGTGGTGAAGCCGCCGAACTTCCCACCTCCGCCGTGTCCTGTCATCCTGACCGAAGGGCTGTCCAGGCATAAGAAGAACAG GAAGTCGTTTGAGTATGAAGACGCTGCTCGCCTGACAGCGCAGCAGGACACTGTGGGAATCGGAGACGTCCACCCCGACCTCTACCATGCCTACTCTGATGACAATATTTATGAGGATATTGTGT GTGATGGGATCAGGGATTATCCCTATGAAGACGTCAAGCTGTCCACTATGTGTCTTCCTATAAGGCCCCCAGGTCCGAAG ttttctCCTAAAGGTCAGACGTTGCATGGATATGCTGGAAAAGTGGACAAGAAAGTATTTCAGGTGTTGGCGTCCAAATCCTCAACTTTTACAGAATCTGCTAAACCAGCATCGCCTCGATACAGCAGCGCTCAGAAAGCCCACGGGACTCCTCAG TATATCTCCAAGATTGAGACCATTTTTGATGACAAACGAGGCAGAAAAAGAGTGAAGAACCAAGGGCCCTTTGCACGAG CAGAGGAGACCAGCGGGACAGAGAGCGATCCAGAAGACAACACTAAAG CAGGAAGGTCCGTTTACATCCAGTCCACACTGAGGCGACGGCCCGGGTATCGCACCCTGGAGAGGGACCTgatccagctgcagcagcagaagcagcagctcttccAGATCTTTGTGGTTGTGTCGCTACGGAAAAACGCCACAGGAAACACATACTCCCCTGAAATTACTCAGCAGTTCCCAAAAATG tttgaaaagtcgTCCCGTGTCTCCAGAGAAGCTGAGGATCAACTCAATGTGATTCCCAAGTTCTGCTTCCCGGATCCTCAGGACTGGAAGCCATCTGCACACACATCTAG TGAGACGTTCTCCTTTGTCCTCACCGGAGAAGACGGGAGTCGCTGGTTTTGTTACTGCCGTAAGATCCTG CCCAGCGGAAAGGGGAAGAGGCTTCCTGAGGTGCACTGCATTGTCAGCAAGTTGGGCTGTTTCAACCTGTTTGCTAAG ATCCTGGAGGAGGTGGAGCGGCGCAGAGAGATTTCTCCACCACTGGTTTATACATTCATGCGCAGCGTGATGGAGGCCCCTTTCCCGGCCCCCGGACGCACTGTCACTGTAAAGAGCTTCCTCCCCGGCTCTGGGAATGAG gttctgaCTCTGTGCCGACCGGTGGACTCCAGGCTGGAGCATGTGGACTTCGACAGCCTGCTGCAGTGTCTCAGTGTGGGGAAACTCCTGCAGGTGTTCGCTTCCCTCCTGCTGGAGAGGAGAGTCATCTTTGTTGCTGATAAACTCAG TGTGCTGTCCAGGTGCGGCCATGCTGTGTTGGCGCTGCTCTACCCCTTCACCTGGCAGCACACATTTGTCCCAGTGTTACCAGCTAGCATGCTGGACATCAGCTGCTCTCCCACGCCGTTCCTCATCGGCGTGCTGGCTCCGTGTTTGCCAGAGGTGCTGGAGCTGCCCATTGAGGAG GTTCTCATTGTGGATCTGTGTGCTGACAGGTTTGTCATACAG CTCGGAGATGAAGACTGCATTCTGCCCAGCAAGCTTCAGGCTGCGCtgcagcaggtcctggaggacAGAGAGGACATCCTGAGACAGGACAGCAGAGATGCATGTGGAG AGCGGCCGGCCGACCTGAGCGCCCTGTTGTCTGAGGCTTTCGTCCGGTTTTTTGTGGAGCTGGTGGGCCACTATCCTCTGCACATGGTGGAGGCTGCCGGCGGAGCCACGGAGCTGCAGAGGGAAAGCTTTCGTAAGTCTCACCCCTCACGGGGAGTCCGGCAgtttctgcagctcttcatGGAGACACAGATGTTCGCCGGCTTCATCCAGGACAAAGAGCTGCGCAAGGGAGGAGGGAGAG GGCTCTATGAGTCCAGAGTGGCCGAGTATCTGAATTCGTGTCTAGAACCCGAGCCGAGCGGCGTGAACAAGTTTCTCAAAGGACTGG GAAACAAGATGAAGCTGCTCCAgatgaaatga
- the dennd2c gene encoding DENN domain-containing protein 2C isoform X3, with protein MLALTVEQGRRGMDEASTVRQGRPAGQRVNIKEKISQWESRTQQSSSRSGGVKAHPPVVFRTLSSDLLGNGYSNEGLGVGIHARDSHSRAKSTELDFRESPAHDVHSVAARKSELFKKSSTSFSNPSPGKHSTAKTFASSKFNTDTLYSADPVFSANGDPKPDLLPDILIVSKPLPPSAGNQDDNMPAGNFYTSRGFWRKLEGDRLLWENSRSNAGNALPPPKPQRTFQYRGTSNKTKPCWDSGSPHNNSSFNLRSRRVVKPPNFPPPPCPVILTEGLSRHKKNRKSFEYEDAARLTAQQDTVGIGDVHPDLYHAYSDDNIYEDIVCDGIRDYPYEDVKLSTMCLPIRPPGPKFSPKGQTLHGYAGKVDKKVFQVLASKSSTFTESAKPASPRYSSAQKAHGTPQYISKIETIFDDKRGRKRVKNQGPFARAEETSGTESDPEDNTKGRSVYIQSTLRRRPGYRTLERDLIQLQQQKQQLFQIFVVVSLRKNATGNTYSPEITQQFPKMFEKSSRVSREAEDQLNVIPKFCFPDPQDWKPSAHTSSETFSFVLTGEDGSRWFCYCRKILPSGKGKRLPEVHCIVSKLGCFNLFAKILEEVERRREISPPLVYTFMRSVMEAPFPAPGRTVTVKSFLPGSGNEVLTLCRPVDSRLEHVDFDSLLQCLSVGKLLQVFASLLLERRVIFVADKLSVLSRCGHAVLALLYPFTWQHTFVPVLPASMLDISCSPTPFLIGVLAPCLPEVLELPIEEVLIVDLCADRFVIQLGDEDCILPSKLQAALQQVLEDREDILRQDSRDACGERPADLSALLSEAFVRFFVELVGHYPLHMVEAAGGATELQRESFRKSHPSRGVRQFLQLFMETQMFAGFIQDKELRKGGGRGLYESRVAEYLNSCLEPEPSGVNKFLKGLGNKMKLLQMK; from the exons ATGTTGGCTCTGACTGTAGAGCAGGGCAGGCGGGGAATGGATGAGGCCAGCACCGTTCGGCAGGGCCGGCCGGCAGGGCAGCGGGTCAACATTAAGGAGAAGATCTCCCAGTGGGAGAGTCGGACccaacagagcagcagcagaagtggaggagtCAAAGCACATCCTCCCGTTGTGTTCAGAACGCTGTCCAGTGACCTTCTGGGGAACGGATATTCCAATGAAGGCTTGGGAGTCGGAATTCATGCCAGAGATAGCCACTCAAGAGCAAAAAGTACGGAGTTAGACTTCAGGGAATCTCCAGCTCATGACGTCCACAGCGTGGCTGCTCGAAAGTCAGAACTGTTCAAGAAATCCTCTACTTCATTTTCAAACCCATCTCCTGGAAAACACAGTACAGCAAAAACTTTTGCATCTTCCAAATTTAACACAGACACCCTTTATTCAGCCGACCCAGTCTTTTCAGCCAATGGCGACCCCAAACCAGATCTCCTTCCTGACATCTTAATTGTCTCCAAGCCTCTACCTCCTTCAGCTGGCAATCAGGATGACAACATGCCTGCTGGAAACTTCTACACGTCTCGGGGTTTCTGGAGGAAGCTGGAGGGAGACAGGCTGCTGTGGGAGAACAGCAGGAGCAACGCAGGCAACGCGCTGCCCCCTCCCAAACCCCAGCGCACATTCCAGTACCGCGGGACCAGCAACAAGACGAAGCCGTGCTGGGACAGCGGCTCTCCtcacaacaacagcagcttcaACCTGAGGAGCAGGAGGGTGGTGAAGCCGCCGAACTTCCCACCTCCGCCGTGTCCTGTCATCCTGACCGAAGGGCTGTCCAGGCATAAGAAGAACAG GAAGTCGTTTGAGTATGAAGACGCTGCTCGCCTGACAGCGCAGCAGGACACTGTGGGAATCGGAGACGTCCACCCCGACCTCTACCATGCCTACTCTGATGACAATATTTATGAGGATATTGTGT GTGATGGGATCAGGGATTATCCCTATGAAGACGTCAAGCTGTCCACTATGTGTCTTCCTATAAGGCCCCCAGGTCCGAAG ttttctCCTAAAGGTCAGACGTTGCATGGATATGCTGGAAAAGTGGACAAGAAAGTATTTCAGGTGTTGGCGTCCAAATCCTCAACTTTTACAGAATCTGCTAAACCAGCATCGCCTCGATACAGCAGCGCTCAGAAAGCCCACGGGACTCCTCAG TATATCTCCAAGATTGAGACCATTTTTGATGACAAACGAGGCAGAAAAAGAGTGAAGAACCAAGGGCCCTTTGCACGAG CAGAGGAGACCAGCGGGACAGAGAGCGATCCAGAAGACAACACTAAAG GAAGGTCCGTTTACATCCAGTCCACACTGAGGCGACGGCCCGGGTATCGCACCCTGGAGAGGGACCTgatccagctgcagcagcagaagcagcagctcttccAGATCTTTGTGGTTGTGTCGCTACGGAAAAACGCCACAGGAAACACATACTCCCCTGAAATTACTCAGCAGTTCCCAAAAATG tttgaaaagtcgTCCCGTGTCTCCAGAGAAGCTGAGGATCAACTCAATGTGATTCCCAAGTTCTGCTTCCCGGATCCTCAGGACTGGAAGCCATCTGCACACACATCTAG TGAGACGTTCTCCTTTGTCCTCACCGGAGAAGACGGGAGTCGCTGGTTTTGTTACTGCCGTAAGATCCTG CCCAGCGGAAAGGGGAAGAGGCTTCCTGAGGTGCACTGCATTGTCAGCAAGTTGGGCTGTTTCAACCTGTTTGCTAAG ATCCTGGAGGAGGTGGAGCGGCGCAGAGAGATTTCTCCACCACTGGTTTATACATTCATGCGCAGCGTGATGGAGGCCCCTTTCCCGGCCCCCGGACGCACTGTCACTGTAAAGAGCTTCCTCCCCGGCTCTGGGAATGAG gttctgaCTCTGTGCCGACCGGTGGACTCCAGGCTGGAGCATGTGGACTTCGACAGCCTGCTGCAGTGTCTCAGTGTGGGGAAACTCCTGCAGGTGTTCGCTTCCCTCCTGCTGGAGAGGAGAGTCATCTTTGTTGCTGATAAACTCAG TGTGCTGTCCAGGTGCGGCCATGCTGTGTTGGCGCTGCTCTACCCCTTCACCTGGCAGCACACATTTGTCCCAGTGTTACCAGCTAGCATGCTGGACATCAGCTGCTCTCCCACGCCGTTCCTCATCGGCGTGCTGGCTCCGTGTTTGCCAGAGGTGCTGGAGCTGCCCATTGAGGAG GTTCTCATTGTGGATCTGTGTGCTGACAGGTTTGTCATACAG CTCGGAGATGAAGACTGCATTCTGCCCAGCAAGCTTCAGGCTGCGCtgcagcaggtcctggaggacAGAGAGGACATCCTGAGACAGGACAGCAGAGATGCATGTGGAG AGCGGCCGGCCGACCTGAGCGCCCTGTTGTCTGAGGCTTTCGTCCGGTTTTTTGTGGAGCTGGTGGGCCACTATCCTCTGCACATGGTGGAGGCTGCCGGCGGAGCCACGGAGCTGCAGAGGGAAAGCTTTCGTAAGTCTCACCCCTCACGGGGAGTCCGGCAgtttctgcagctcttcatGGAGACACAGATGTTCGCCGGCTTCATCCAGGACAAAGAGCTGCGCAAGGGAGGAGGGAGAG GGCTCTATGAGTCCAGAGTGGCCGAGTATCTGAATTCGTGTCTAGAACCCGAGCCGAGCGGCGTGAACAAGTTTCTCAAAGGACTGG GAAACAAGATGAAGCTGCTCCAgatgaaatga